The nucleotide window CCCCGCCCGCTCGCAGGCTGCCGCCGTCGGCGCGTCGTAGGCGGTCAACATCGTCAGCGGCGTCTCGCCGTCGGCACGGAACTCACCGACCGTCGTTGGCATGGGCGACACTCACACGCGACGGGAGTAAACGGCTCCGACTCCGTACGACGACCACACAGCGCGAGATCGCGTCGCCAGCCACACGGAAGAACCAAACCCCATATATAGGAGAAGTCCTAACTTCGGGTGAATTCGAACGGAGACGTCTCACGCTATGCAAGGACAAAACCAACAGCAAGCCTACGATCGCGGTACCACTATCTTCTCGCCCGACGGCCGACTCTATCAGGTGGAGTACGCCCGCGAGGCGGTCGAGCGCGGAAGCACGAGTCTCGGCGTCCGGACCGAGGAGGGCGTCGTTCTCGTCGCCGAACAACAGGTCCGGTCGCCGCTGATGGAGGGATCGAGCATCGAGAAACTCCACAAGGTCGACGACCACATCGCCGTCGGCTCGGCCGGCCACGTCGCCGACGCCCGCCAGCTGGTCGACTTCGCCCGCGAGCAGGCACAGGTCGAGCGACTGCGCTACAGCGAACCGATCGGCATCGAAACGCTCGCCGGGGCCCTCACCGACCACATCCAGGAGTACACCCAGACCGGCGGTGCGCGACCGTTCGGCGTCGCGCTACTCGTCGCCGGTATCGAGGACGGCGAGCCGCGACTGTTCGAGACCGACCCCTCGGGCACCGCGACCGGCTGGTCGGCGAGCGCCGTCGGTGCCGACCGCGACGCGATCCTCGACAATCTCGAAGCGAACTACCGGCCGGACGCGGATCTCGACGGTGGCATCCACACCGCGCTCCAAGCGCTCGCATCCGTGCGGGACGCGTTCGAGCCGAGCGAGGTGGCGATATCGACGATCGACACCGAGACCGAACAGTACCGGACGCTCGATGCGGACGAGATCGAAACACACCTCGACGAGATCGATTTCGAGGACAACGATGAATAAGGACCGTCACCATACGATCGGGCTCGACAGCGAAGCGCACGCCACCACACCCGAGTTCGGTGGCACGTCGCAGGGAGGCGACGGAAAGACGGAACTGAAGACGGGAACGACGACCGTCGGTCTCACGACCGCTGAGGGCGTCGTGCTCGCCGCCGACATGCGCGCGAGCGCGGGGAACATGGTGGCGAGCAAGAATGCTCGAAAGATACTCCAGATCCACTCGTCGGCCGCACTCACCATCTCCGGGAGCGTGAGCGCGGCCCAATCGCTGGTGGAATCGCTGCGCGCGGAGGTCCGCCTCTACGAGACCCGCCGCGACACGACGATGAGCCTGAACGCGCTCGCGAACGTCACCGCGAACCGCCTGCGAAGCGGGAACTTCCGGATCGTCCAGCCGGTGCTCGGCGGCGTCGACGACGAGGGTGCTCACATCTACAGTATCGGCCCCGGCGGAAGCGTCATGGAGGAGGCGTACGCCACGAGTGGGTCGGGCTCGCCGTTCGCACTCGGCGTCCTGGAAGGGGAGTACGACGAGGAGGCGAGCATCGACGAGACCCGGACCACCGCGGCCCGAGCGGTCCAAAGCGCGACCGAGCGCGACACCGCCAGCGGCAACGGCCTCTCGCTCGCGACGATCACCGGGGACGGCGTCGATATCGACACCTACGAGCGTGTCGCACAGGCCCTCTAACCGCCACCTCTCTCGATAGCTGCGTTGGAAGAACAGCGGATCAACAGTACCGGAACGACGACTGTACCGGGGAAATCGACGAGATCGTGGCCTCCTCGACGATCGTTCATCGGTCGATCCGGACCTCAACCGCCACACGACAGTGTTCCAACGGAAACGCTCGGCGAACTCGTCAAGGGCAGCGCGCCGGCGAGAAAGGCTTATCGCCGTACGCGAGAACTCTCACCGTGCCCGAACCCGTCGAGACGAGCGATCCCGAGGGTGTCGACTACGGCTGGGTGATGCAGGTCACGTTCGTCCTCACGATCGTCGTCGGCGCGCCGATCGTCGCACTGCTCTCGGCGGGCACCCCGCTCGACTCCTGGAACGCGCGCGTCTCCTTCGCCGTCCGGGTCGGCGCGGTCGTCTGGATCGTCGTCGCGCTCGGCGTCTACGGCTACGCGCGCCGGACGAACGATCAGTAGCTCGTCGGCCCGTCGCCGACGTACGCAAACTGCGTACCGGCCCGCTCTGCGGCCTCCTCGTCACCCGCCGAATCACCCACGAACAGCGTCCGCTCGGGGCTCGCACCGAGTTCCTCGGCGGCGGCCAGCAGCGGTTCGGGCGCGGGCTTGCGCTCGGGAACCGAATCGCGACCGATAACGCTCCCCATCCGCTCGGCGAGCTCGTGTTTTTCGAGCGCGATGTGACAGGATTCTTCGCAGTTGAGTGAACAGATCCCGATCGGGAGTTCAGTCTCGATCTCGTCGGCGAACGGGAGTCGGCGCGCGTCGCGTGCGCCATCGCGTTCGGCCGCGGCGATGAGCGACTCGACATCGCTCTCGACGCCCGCGTCCTCGGCGGCATCGAGCATCGCCCAGGCGTCGAGCCCCGCCGGATCGAGGTCCGCATCGCGGAGCACCGTGGCGATCTCGCTCTCGACGGCCCGCCAGTCGACGGTGAGGCGCACGAGCGTGCCGTCGAGGTCGTAGACGACGGCGTCGACGTCGTCGGGGACGGTAACGGTCATACCGGGGCAAGAACAGGACGGGGGAAGTCGGCTTCGATCAGTCGAGCAGCTCGCGGGCGATGACGTTCTTCTGGATGTTGCTCGTCCCCTCGTAGATGGTGGTGATCTTCGCGTCGCGATAGAGGCGCTCGACGCCGCCCTCGGTGGTGTAGCCGTAGCCACCGTGGATCTGGACCGCCTCGCTGGCCACGTCGACGGCGTTCTCGCTGGCGACGTATTTCGCCATGCTCGCGGCCTCGCGGTGTTCTTCGCCACGGTCGGCACGCCGGGCCGCATCCCGCGTCAGCAGCCGCCCGGCCTGCACCTTCGTCCGCATCTCGGCGAGTTTGTGACGGATCGTCTGGATCTCGCCGATGGCGTCGCCGAACTGCTCGCGCTCCTGGGCGTAGGCGAGCGACTCGTCGAGGGCATGCTGGGCGAGCCCCACCGCCTGCGAGGCGATGGCGATGCGTCCCCCGGTGAGGATCGACAGCGCCGCCGACAGCCCTCGGCCCTCCTCAGTCAATCGGTTTGCGGCCGGAATCCGCGCGTCGTCGAACGTCAGACTCGTCGTGTCGCTCGCGCGCAGGCCGAGTTTGTCCTCTGTGGGACCGACCTCTAGACCCTCGGTGTCCTTCGGCACGAGGAACTGCGTGATGCTCCGGTCGTCCTCGCGGTCGGTCTTCGCGAAGAGGATAATGACCCCGGAGCGCTCGCCGTTGGTGATCCACTGCTTGTCACCGTTGATGACGTATTCGTCCCCCTCGCGCCGTGCCTCGGTGCTCATCGCGGCGGGGTTCGAGCCGGCATGGGGCTCCGAGAGCGCGAACGCACCCACGGGGCGACCATCGACCATCTCGGGCAGCCAACGCTCGCGGTGGCGCTCGTCGCCGAACTCGGCGATGCAGGAGGTGGCGAGACAGTGGACCGACAGTGCCGTCGCCACCGCCAACATTCCGCCGGCGAGCTCCTCGTTCACCAAACTATAGGTGAGCGAATCGGCGTCAAACCCGCCGTACTCTTCGGGCGTCGTCAACCCCGTCATGTCGAGGTCGGCGAGACCGTCCCAGACGTCCTCCGGGAAGCGTTCCTCGCGATCGGCCCGCTCGGCCTCGGGCCTGATCTCCTCGCGGGCGAACTCGCGGACGGTGTCGCGGATGGCGCGCTGTTCGGCAGTGAGGTCCATACCACTCCACTAGCTCCGGGCGCGCAAAAATCACCCGTTCCGGAGACTACTTCGCTCAGTCGTCGACGAGCGTCACATCCAGCCGGTCTTCGAGCGCTTCGACGAGCGAGCCCCCGACGCCGGCACGGGCGGCACGCCCCTCCTCGATCGCGGTGAGGCTTTTGGGATCGGCGTCGAGTTCGTCGGCCAGCGCCGCGATATCGAGGTTTGCCTCCTCACGTGCGCTCCGTGCTCGATCGCCGTACTCGGAGACGAGATACGGCAGCTGGTCGCGGTCGTAGTTCGTTCCCTCGCGCTCCCAATGGCTCGAATCACCCGTGCTGGCGTCCCCGAATTTCGTGACGTTGCTGGCCGCTCGCTGGCGATCACCACGACCGCTGGAGCCGCCGTCACGACTCCCGGTATCGCGATTCGACCGTCGATCCTGCTCGCCATGGGGGACGCAGTCGGGACAGAGATCGAGCTCGGCCCCGGAGACCATCGCCGTCGTCAGGTCGTCGCTCGCCGTCCCGCAGAGCTCGCAGCTCCCGCCACCCCCGGACGAGTCGCCGGTGGAGTATTTGGGCATACCCGATCTTTCGCGCGTGGACGGTATAATGCTACGCCTCCACTTTTTTAGACGGGGTCCTCGACTCGCTCACTCCGTTCGCTCGCCTCGAACCCCGACCAAAAACCTGGACTAAAAACTCCTGCTCACTCGCTCCGCTCGTTCGCAGTGAACCGCGCTCGTTCCACTCGCGCGGACGCTGACGCTTACCACAACCACCGCACAGCACCACAACAGCCCACACTCCTCCCCAACCGATTCGCTCACTCGCGTTGCTCGTTCGCTCATCCCTCGCACGCCGATCCGCGCTCGGTGCTCACTACACTCACGGGTCGTTCCTCCCCGTTCGCATCGAGGCACTCACTACGTTCGTGTCTCGCGCTGTTCGCACACGAGCGCGAGCGCGCGCCAACCGCTACCGACTCGTCCGACTACCGAATCACTGCTCGTCTCGCCATTCCTCGATGCATTCCTCGTCACAGAAATGCAGGTCCTCGTTGGCTTCCGGCTCATCGCTGAGGGTCTCCCATTCGAGCGGATCGAGGCGCGCGCCGCAGTTCTCACAGGTCGCGCTCTCGGTCTCGCGACCGGGGTTCGGCGTCGTGTCACTTGGCTCGTCCATCGGTCATGGGTGGGCCTCGACGTACTCCAGTCCATCGGCCATCGCGCTCGCTGATAAACGGCCACGTATCCGGGGACGAAAGGATTTGGCAGCGGCGGGCGATCATACTGCCATGGATCTGGGACTCGGCGACAAGACGGCACTCGTCACCGGCGGCGGCGGACGCATCGGCAGTGAGGACTGCGAGACGCTCGCCGCGGAGGGCGCGGAGATCGTCGTCCTGGACGTGGACCAGGACGGCGCGGAGACCGTCGCCGACGGGATCGAGGACGATGGCGGCACGGCCCACGCCGTCGAGTGCGATCTGACCGACCGCGAGGACGTCGCCACGACGATCGAAGCCATCCGCGAGGAGACGGGCGGGATCGACGTACTCGTGAACAACGCCGGGATGGTCGACGCGCGCGCACGGGTCGAGAACTTCGAGGACGACATCTGGGAGCGCGATCTGGCGGTGAATCTCACCGGATCCTATAATGTCACCCGCGAGGTGTTCCCCGCGATGTGCGAACGCGGCTGGGGACGGATCGTCACCATGTCCTCGATGGCCGGCTGGCAGGGCGGCTTCGGCCAGATTTCCTACTCGGCGACCAAGGCCGCG belongs to Halococcus qingdaonensis and includes:
- the psmA gene encoding archaeal proteasome endopeptidase complex subunit alpha; this translates as MQGQNQQQAYDRGTTIFSPDGRLYQVEYAREAVERGSTSLGVRTEEGVVLVAEQQVRSPLMEGSSIEKLHKVDDHIAVGSAGHVADARQLVDFAREQAQVERLRYSEPIGIETLAGALTDHIQEYTQTGGARPFGVALLVAGIEDGEPRLFETDPSGTATGWSASAVGADRDAILDNLEANYRPDADLDGGIHTALQALASVRDAFEPSEVAISTIDTETEQYRTLDADEIETHLDEIDFEDNDE
- a CDS encoding proteasome subunit beta yields the protein MNKDRHHTIGLDSEAHATTPEFGGTSQGGDGKTELKTGTTTVGLTTAEGVVLAADMRASAGNMVASKNARKILQIHSSAALTISGSVSAAQSLVESLRAEVRLYETRRDTTMSLNALANVTANRLRSGNFRIVQPVLGGVDDEGAHIYSIGPGGSVMEEAYATSGSGSPFALGVLEGEYDEEASIDETRTTAARAVQSATERDTASGNGLSLATITGDGVDIDTYERVAQAL
- a CDS encoding DUF5822 domain-containing protein, with the translated sequence MPEPVETSDPEGVDYGWVMQVTFVLTIVVGAPIVALLSAGTPLDSWNARVSFAVRVGAVVWIVVALGVYGYARRTNDQ
- a CDS encoding HAD family hydrolase → MTVTVPDDVDAVVYDLDGTLVRLTVDWRAVESEIATVLRDADLDPAGLDAWAMLDAAEDAGVESDVESLIAAAERDGARDARRLPFADEIETELPIGICSLNCEESCHIALEKHELAERMGSVIGRDSVPERKPAPEPLLAAAEELGASPERTLFVGDSAGDEEAAERAGTQFAYVGDGPTSY
- a CDS encoding acyl-CoA dehydrogenase family protein, with the translated sequence MDLTAEQRAIRDTVREFAREEIRPEAERADREERFPEDVWDGLADLDMTGLTTPEEYGGFDADSLTYSLVNEELAGGMLAVATALSVHCLATSCIAEFGDERHRERWLPEMVDGRPVGAFALSEPHAGSNPAAMSTEARREGDEYVINGDKQWITNGERSGVIILFAKTDREDDRSITQFLVPKDTEGLEVGPTEDKLGLRASDTTSLTFDDARIPAANRLTEEGRGLSAALSILTGGRIAIASQAVGLAQHALDESLAYAQEREQFGDAIGEIQTIRHKLAEMRTKVQAGRLLTRDAARRADRGEEHREAASMAKYVASENAVDVASEAVQIHGGYGYTTEGGVERLYRDAKITTIYEGTSNIQKNVIARELLD
- a CDS encoding helix-turn-helix domain-containing protein codes for the protein MPKYSTGDSSGGGGSCELCGTASDDLTTAMVSGAELDLCPDCVPHGEQDRRSNRDTGSRDGGSSGRGDRQRAASNVTKFGDASTGDSSHWEREGTNYDRDQLPYLVSEYGDRARSAREEANLDIAALADELDADPKSLTAIEEGRAARAGVGGSLVEALEDRLDVTLVDD
- a CDS encoding DUF7576 family protein, with protein sequence MDEPSDTTPNPGRETESATCENCGARLDPLEWETLSDEPEANEDLHFCDEECIEEWRDEQ
- a CDS encoding SDR family NAD(P)-dependent oxidoreductase — its product is MDLGLGDKTALVTGGGGRIGSEDCETLAAEGAEIVVLDVDQDGAETVADGIEDDGGTAHAVECDLTDREDVATTIEAIREETGGIDVLVNNAGMVDARARVENFEDDIWERDLAVNLTGSYNVTREVFPAMCERGWGRIVTMSSMAGWQGGFGQISYSATKAALIGFGKTLALEGAQSGVTSNVVAPSIVVGALADLPPEQLEEVDEHFARIAKATPMRQLGREEDVANLVTYLASEQSSYITGQVVGVTGGIDLFSF